A window of the Haloarcula litorea genome harbors these coding sequences:
- a CDS encoding amino acid ABC transporter permease, whose amino-acid sequence MQAGDWAFVLSNFDYLLEGLAITVGLTLTSLSLGFLVGFPAGALEVYGDGYFQRAVRTAGVVLRGTPIVVILLVLFFVVSIPGSAFVAATVGLGLRSAAYQSQIFRGALQSVDDGQMEAARAVGMSRLQAIRHVVVPQALRRSMPGFQNEFTIVLKDTSIAFAIGLAELLTRGYDLFTQSGRSTAVLEVFLVISTIYFVLTFTTNRGLDRLSDHYAIPSGENT is encoded by the coding sequence ATGCAGGCCGGCGACTGGGCGTTCGTCCTGAGCAACTTCGACTACCTGCTGGAGGGGCTGGCTATCACCGTCGGGCTGACGCTGACGAGCCTGTCGCTGGGGTTCCTCGTGGGCTTTCCCGCGGGTGCCCTCGAGGTGTACGGCGACGGCTACTTCCAGCGTGCCGTCCGGACCGCCGGGGTCGTCCTCCGCGGGACGCCCATCGTCGTCATCCTGCTGGTACTGTTCTTCGTCGTCTCCATCCCCGGATCGGCGTTCGTCGCCGCGACGGTCGGGCTGGGCCTGCGGAGCGCGGCCTACCAGTCCCAGATCTTCCGGGGCGCGCTCCAGAGCGTCGACGACGGGCAGATGGAGGCCGCTCGCGCCGTCGGGATGAGCCGGCTCCAGGCCATCCGCCACGTCGTCGTCCCGCAGGCGCTCCGCCGGAGTATGCCGGGGTTCCAGAACGAGTTCACCATCGTCCTGAAGGACACGAGCATCGCCTTCGCCATCGGCCTCGCGGAACTGCTGACCCGAGGGTACGACCTGTTCACCCAGAGCGGGCGGTCGACGGCCGTCCTGGAGGTCTTCCTCGTCATCAGCACCATCTACTTCGTGTTGACGTTCACCACGAACCGCGGGCTGGATCGGCTGAGCGACCACTACGCGATTCCGTCGGGTGAGAACACGTGA
- a CDS encoding amino acid ABC transporter ATP-binding protein → MSLLQVDDVYQSYDEERVLRGVSFEMDRTDVDVLMGPSGSGKSTMLRCINRLTEIDSGEIRLDGTSVTAPETDVNELRQQVGMVFQDFNLFAHLTALENVTLGLKRVKGMDRDPARERAADHLAQVGLADQADAYPAELSGGQKQRVGIARALAMEPKLMLFDEPTSALDPELVGEVVEVMRDLAEAGTTMLVVSHEMGFARSAADDIHFLDDGKVVESGPPEQLFERPDHDRTAEFLSGLQTDGEH, encoded by the coding sequence GTGAGTCTACTCCAGGTCGACGACGTCTACCAGTCCTACGACGAGGAACGGGTGCTGCGAGGGGTCAGCTTCGAGATGGACCGGACCGACGTCGACGTGCTGATGGGCCCCAGCGGCAGCGGGAAGTCGACGATGCTGCGGTGCATCAACCGCCTGACCGAGATCGACAGCGGCGAGATCCGGCTGGACGGGACCAGCGTCACCGCGCCCGAGACCGACGTGAACGAGCTCCGCCAGCAGGTCGGGATGGTGTTCCAGGACTTCAACCTCTTCGCGCACCTGACCGCGCTGGAGAACGTCACCCTCGGACTGAAGCGAGTCAAGGGGATGGACCGCGACCCCGCCCGCGAGCGGGCGGCCGACCACCTCGCCCAGGTGGGACTCGCGGACCAGGCCGACGCCTACCCCGCCGAGCTCTCCGGCGGGCAGAAACAGCGGGTCGGCATCGCTCGCGCGCTGGCGATGGAGCCGAAGCTGATGCTGTTCGACGAGCCGACCAGCGCGCTGGACCCCGAGCTCGTCGGCGAGGTGGTCGAGGTGATGCGCGACCTCGCCGAGGCCGGGACGACGATGCTCGTCGTCAGCCACGAGATGGGCTTCGCCCGCTCGGCCGCCGACGACATCCACTTCCTCGACGACGGGAAGGTCGTCGAGTCCGGCCCGCCGGAACAGCTGTTCGAACGGCCCGACCACGACCGGACGGCCGAGTTCCTGTCCGGGCTCCAGACCGACGGCGAGCACTGA
- a CDS encoding amino acid ABC transporter permease produces the protein MSTEDPSAVEQVRTTASVETDRPWAMAAIAVFWGWLLVRWTNDFLLPDTVAFPSGKSFFPVAPVAAAAERVGSVAASVGLFGAPLDVVAGLLGFVAGSVPHLPALARGAWLTIVLTVAGIALGFVLAVPLSVGRVYGSRVLRWVSLSYTELVRGTPLLAQLFVLYYGLPLTGIIRDVPGVGVGFVPAQAVWVAIIGFTLNSAAYQAEYIRSALESVDAGQLTAARAIGLSEIEGIRYVVLPQGLRYAIPGWSNELVYLIKYSSLAAFITVRELFFEARFIANDTFQYTELFLLAALFYLALVISASVFMNWVEERTSVPGVGGRRRA, from the coding sequence ATGAGCACCGAAGACCCATCCGCCGTCGAGCAGGTCCGGACCACCGCGAGCGTCGAGACCGACCGGCCCTGGGCGATGGCGGCGATCGCCGTCTTCTGGGGCTGGCTCCTCGTCCGGTGGACGAACGACTTCCTGCTGCCGGACACGGTGGCGTTTCCGAGTGGGAAGTCGTTCTTCCCGGTCGCCCCCGTCGCCGCGGCCGCCGAGCGGGTCGGATCGGTCGCGGCCTCGGTTGGCCTGTTCGGCGCGCCGCTGGACGTGGTCGCCGGGCTGCTGGGGTTCGTCGCCGGGAGCGTCCCCCACCTGCCGGCGCTGGCCCGGGGCGCGTGGCTGACCATCGTCCTGACGGTTGCGGGCATCGCGCTCGGCTTCGTGCTGGCGGTGCCGCTGTCGGTGGGCCGGGTCTACGGGAGTCGGGTCCTCCGGTGGGTCTCGCTGTCCTACACGGAACTCGTCCGCGGGACGCCGCTGCTGGCGCAACTGTTCGTCCTCTACTACGGCCTCCCGCTGACGGGGATCATCCGCGACGTCCCCGGCGTCGGCGTCGGGTTCGTCCCCGCGCAGGCGGTGTGGGTCGCGATCATCGGCTTCACGCTCAACAGCGCCGCCTACCAGGCCGAGTACATCCGCTCGGCCCTGGAGTCCGTCGACGCCGGTCAGCTGACGGCGGCGCGGGCGATCGGCCTCTCTGAGATCGAGGGGATCCGCTACGTCGTCCTCCCCCAAGGGCTGCGGTACGCGATCCCGGGCTGGTCGAACGAGCTCGTCTACCTCATCAAGTACTCCTCGCTGGCGGCGTTCATCACCGTCCGCGAACTGTTCTTCGAGGCGCGGTTCATCGCCAACGACACCTTCCAGTACACGGAGCTGTTCCTGCTCGCGGCGCTGTTCTACCTGGCGCTGGTCATCTCCGCGTCGGTGTTCATGAACTGGGTCGAGGAGCGGACCTCGGTGCCCGGCGTCGGCGGCCGACGGCGGGCCTGA
- a CDS encoding cupin domain-containing protein, which produces MTDGFAVVDPEGVPEEQFNTCETTVRKLTEPLGCTEVRVNQVVVEPGEVTTPHSHDGQEEVFVTMTDGQIAVEGDVRDVSRGSVVRVRPDVVRNLCNHTDATHVWLAFGAPPVGSVEDFGAYVVEREE; this is translated from the coding sequence ATGACCGACGGGTTCGCGGTCGTCGATCCCGAGGGCGTGCCCGAGGAACAGTTCAACACCTGCGAGACCACGGTCCGGAAGCTCACCGAACCGCTGGGCTGTACGGAGGTCCGGGTCAATCAGGTCGTCGTCGAACCGGGCGAGGTGACGACGCCACACAGCCACGACGGCCAGGAGGAGGTGTTCGTCACGATGACCGACGGACAGATCGCCGTCGAGGGCGACGTGCGGGACGTCTCCCGGGGGAGCGTCGTCCGCGTCCGACCCGACGTCGTCAGGAACCTCTGTAACCACACGGACGCGACCCACGTCTGGCTCGCGTTCGGGGCCCCGCCGGTCGGGAGCGTCGAGGACTTCGGGGCCTACGTCGTCGAGCGCGAGGAGTGA
- a CDS encoding replication factor C large subunit produces the protein MDWTEKYRPSTLSEVRGNDTARDALREWAETWDDHREAVILHGTPGVGKTSAAHALANDMDWPTIELNASDSRTKDVIEQVAGEAAKSGTLTAGGQGRRLVIMDEADNVHGNADRGGARAISSLVKEAGQPMILIANEFYEMSNSLRNSCQDIEFSGVQKRSIVPVLRDICRKEGVDYTDAVIEDIAEQNSGDLRGAIKDLQATAEGNDRIEADDYVSGERDTTEGIFEYLDVVLKEGDAETALKSSYDVDETPDDLINWIEDNMPKDYADGELVRAYDALSNADQWLGRVRETQNYSFWRYATDNMTAGVAAARDGQKGGWTRYGPPSYWSKLGRSKGARNTRDHIARQIAAVDGVSMTTARREIMPFLATMTHHCTNRELTVAMAATYDLDAEHVSFVTGSGEDTNKVQSIVEDAERRKEEAAVEHSGGAFEGGSASDPEDAVAEGGDDGDGEDDADDAQATLGGSDDGPAAEEAEGDDDIDADAADEDDQQSGLSDFM, from the coding sequence ATGGACTGGACGGAGAAGTACCGCCCGAGCACGCTCTCGGAGGTACGGGGCAACGACACGGCCCGGGACGCCCTCCGGGAGTGGGCCGAGACGTGGGACGACCACCGCGAGGCGGTCATCCTCCACGGCACCCCCGGGGTGGGCAAGACCTCCGCGGCCCACGCGCTGGCAAACGACATGGACTGGCCGACCATCGAACTCAACGCCAGCGACTCCCGGACCAAAGACGTCATCGAGCAGGTGGCCGGCGAGGCCGCCAAGTCGGGGACGCTGACAGCCGGGGGGCAGGGCCGCCGACTGGTCATCATGGACGAGGCCGACAACGTCCACGGCAACGCAGACCGGGGCGGTGCGCGGGCCATCTCCTCGCTGGTGAAAGAGGCCGGCCAGCCGATGATCCTCATCGCCAACGAGTTCTACGAGATGTCCAACTCCCTGCGCAACAGCTGTCAGGACATCGAGTTCTCCGGCGTGCAGAAACGCTCGATCGTCCCGGTCCTGCGGGACATCTGCCGGAAGGAGGGCGTCGACTACACCGACGCCGTGATCGAGGACATCGCCGAGCAGAACAGCGGCGACCTCCGGGGGGCGATCAAGGACCTCCAGGCCACCGCCGAGGGCAACGACCGCATCGAGGCCGACGACTACGTCTCGGGCGAACGGGACACGACCGAGGGCATCTTCGAGTACCTCGACGTCGTGTTGAAGGAGGGCGACGCCGAGACGGCCCTGAAATCGAGCTACGACGTCGACGAGACGCCGGACGACCTCATCAACTGGATCGAGGACAACATGCCCAAAGACTACGCCGACGGCGAACTCGTCCGGGCCTACGACGCCCTCTCGAACGCCGACCAGTGGCTCGGCCGGGTCCGGGAGACACAGAACTACTCGTTCTGGCGCTACGCGACGGACAACATGACCGCCGGCGTCGCCGCCGCCCGCGACGGGCAGAAGGGCGGGTGGACCCGCTACGGGCCGCCGAGCTACTGGTCGAAGCTCGGCCGCTCGAAGGGCGCGCGCAACACCCGCGACCACATCGCCCGGCAGATCGCGGCCGTCGACGGCGTCTCGATGACGACCGCTCGCCGGGAGATTATGCCGTTCCTGGCGACGATGACCCACCACTGCACGAACCGGGAGCTGACGGTGGCGATGGCGGCCACCTACGACCTCGACGCCGAGCACGTCTCCTTTGTCACCGGCTCGGGCGAGGACACCAACAAGGTCCAGTCAATCGTCGAGGACGCCGAGCGCCGGAAGGAGGAGGCCGCCGTCGAGCACTCCGGCGGTGCCTTCGAGGGCGGGTCCGCGAGCGATCCCGAGGACGCCGTCGCCGAGGGCGGGGACGACGGCGACGGGGAGGACGACGCCGACGACGCGCAGGCCACGCTGGGCGGGAGCGACGACGGCCCGGCGGCCGAGGAGGCGGAGGGAGACGACGACATCGACGCCGACGCCGCCGACGAGGACGACCAGCAGTCCGGACTGTCGGACTTTATGTGA
- a CDS encoding type IV pilin: protein MTLVGRPAPANRALTPVVGTLLLVGVTVLLAAVVATAAFGHAAATAEPAPTVAQSAAEYETYAAGGGRYREQVLRLTHLAGDTLAVADLELVVDASDACGKVGRLVNLPAAGDSLRPAGEYVRGDDLFDNSYDAVEGPIGTGDVDDDGAWSAGETAQFRLATSECRLAPGETLTVRVVHAPTGSVVVAERVRAD from the coding sequence GTGACCCTCGTCGGTCGTCCCGCACCGGCCAACCGTGCCCTCACACCCGTCGTAGGGACCCTCCTGCTGGTCGGCGTGACGGTGCTGCTCGCGGCGGTCGTCGCCACCGCCGCCTTCGGCCACGCGGCGGCCACGGCCGAGCCGGCCCCGACGGTCGCCCAGTCCGCCGCCGAGTACGAGACCTACGCCGCCGGCGGCGGCCGCTACCGCGAGCAGGTGCTACGGCTCACGCACCTCGCCGGCGACACGCTCGCCGTCGCGGACCTGGAACTCGTCGTCGACGCGAGCGACGCCTGCGGCAAGGTGGGCCGGCTGGTGAACCTCCCCGCCGCGGGCGACAGCCTCCGGCCCGCGGGCGAGTACGTCCGCGGCGACGACCTGTTCGACAACTCCTACGACGCCGTCGAGGGACCCATCGGCACCGGCGACGTCGACGACGACGGCGCGTGGTCGGCCGGCGAGACCGCACAGTTCCGGCTGGCGACCAGCGAGTGTCGCCTCGCACCCGGCGAGACGCTGACGGTCCGGGTCGTCCACGCGCCCACCGGGAGCGTCGTCGTCGCGGAGCGCGTTCGCGCGGACTGA
- a CDS encoding helix-turn-helix domain-containing protein produces MTRGARDELAEKIAGEVALSDEPGATLRKWRTDFDVAQTQLADRLDVSPSVVSDYESGRRDNPGIGVVRRLVGALLDIDEERGGDHIRQHARVLSAGFESDVVHDLREYPANVGVERVFDAIDATELHRGGQDTVAGHTVIDSIAAITRLSSDEFFQLYGQSTNRALVFTNVTRGESPLVALRVVSPTPNAVVLHGLDDEAVWDRAADLANIDDFSLAVTDADLETMLDGLRGLP; encoded by the coding sequence ATGACACGGGGTGCGCGCGACGAACTCGCCGAGAAGATCGCCGGCGAGGTCGCACTGAGCGACGAGCCGGGGGCGACCCTGCGGAAGTGGCGGACCGACTTCGACGTGGCCCAGACCCAGCTGGCCGACCGGCTGGACGTCTCGCCGTCGGTGGTCTCGGACTACGAGAGCGGCCGCCGGGACAACCCCGGGATCGGCGTCGTCCGCCGCCTGGTGGGCGCGCTGCTGGACATCGACGAGGAGCGGGGCGGCGACCACATCCGCCAGCACGCCCGCGTCCTCTCGGCGGGGTTCGAGAGCGACGTCGTCCACGACCTCCGGGAGTACCCCGCCAACGTCGGCGTCGAGCGGGTGTTCGACGCCATCGACGCCACCGAACTCCACCGCGGCGGCCAGGACACCGTGGCCGGCCACACGGTCATCGACTCCATCGCCGCCATCACGCGGCTGTCCTCCGACGAGTTCTTCCAGCTGTACGGCCAGTCGACCAACCGCGCGCTGGTGTTCACGAACGTCACCCGCGGCGAGTCGCCGCTGGTGGCGCTGCGCGTGGTGTCGCCGACGCCCAACGCCGTCGTCCTCCACGGCCTCGACGACGAGGCCGTCTGGGACCGGGCCGCCGACCTCGCGAACATCGACGACTTCTCGCTGGCCGTGACCGACGCCGACCTGGAGACGATGCTCGACGGGCTCCGGGGGCTGCCGTGA
- a CDS encoding ferredoxin--NADP reductase, with protein MTVTATIAGIHQLTPDVKQFRLVADDHRFTYEVGQHTMVHFENDGEEAARPYTAVNLPRSNELVLAIKRYEGGNGSVYMHERTTGDEVEVEPVDGDLTLQTLDRDVAFIATGTGITPILPMLKQYARGGTGDAHLLFGERDEEHLIFHETLDQLRSDYREVTLDYVLSEPADSWHGRTGHVQEHVPDALGDLDATDVYVCGVPDMVVETTDLLTEAGVDEGDVYTEGWESEAAGD; from the coding sequence ATGACCGTCACAGCCACTATCGCCGGCATCCACCAGCTGACGCCGGACGTCAAGCAGTTCCGGCTCGTCGCCGACGATCACAGGTTCACCTACGAGGTCGGACAGCACACGATGGTTCACTTCGAGAACGACGGGGAGGAGGCCGCCCGTCCCTACACGGCGGTGAATCTCCCGCGATCGAACGAGCTCGTCCTGGCGATCAAGCGATACGAGGGCGGGAACGGGTCGGTCTACATGCACGAGCGCACGACCGGCGACGAGGTCGAGGTCGAACCCGTCGACGGGGACCTCACCCTGCAGACCCTCGACCGGGACGTGGCGTTCATCGCGACGGGGACGGGGATCACGCCGATCCTGCCGATGTTGAAGCAGTACGCCCGCGGCGGGACCGGCGACGCCCACCTCCTCTTCGGCGAGCGCGACGAGGAACACCTCATCTTCCACGAGACGCTTGACCAGCTCCGATCGGACTACCGCGAGGTGACGCTCGACTACGTGCTCTCCGAGCCCGCGGACTCGTGGCACGGCCGGACGGGCCACGTCCAGGAGCACGTCCCGGACGCGCTCGGCGACCTCGACGCCACCGACGTCTACGTCTGTGGCGTCCCCGATATGGTCGTCGAGACGACGGACCTGCTCACCGAGGCCGGCGTCGACGAGGGCGACGTCTACACGGAGGGCTGGGAGTCCGAGGCCGCCGGCGACTGA
- the hmgB gene encoding hydroxymethylglutaryl-CoA synthase, with amino-acid sequence MTAVGIDGMEIWTGKLKLDLAETFAPAQGDDPGKYTKGLGLHASSFPDVYEDIVTMGANAAHRLMERKGLEPDDIGRIDVATESAFDNSKPVSTYIAGCLEQVYDGDFHHANKGERKFACISGTQSLDDAYNWIRAGRNRGRAALVVATDTALYARDDPGEATQGAGAVAMLVDEDPNLVELSAEQGYGSADETDFLKPNQQFPSVDGKRSVKVYLARMREALDDFASVAGDIHPDDYEMIPFHTPFPGMVRKAAALGYRHIVRGTDVEEALAEEIGYQPDRADFETDDAFNDAIREYTDALTETERYRDWYANAIEPTLEISREVGNWYTGSVHIARAAGLKHARENGRDLDERRLLVASYGSGAQAEVHAETVVPGWEEEIARMNVDEQIRRRHDLSFEEYEQIHDVHNHDTEADVEEFTSPTAEFVFDGWGRMGERKYRFVE; translated from the coding sequence ATGACAGCAGTGGGTATCGACGGAATGGAGATCTGGACGGGGAAGCTCAAGCTCGACCTCGCCGAGACGTTCGCGCCCGCACAGGGCGACGACCCGGGGAAGTACACGAAGGGGCTGGGGCTGCACGCCTCGTCGTTCCCGGACGTCTACGAGGACATCGTGACGATGGGTGCCAACGCGGCCCACCGGCTGATGGAGCGGAAGGGGCTGGAACCGGACGACATCGGCCGCATCGACGTGGCGACCGAGAGCGCCTTCGACAACTCCAAGCCGGTCTCGACGTACATCGCCGGCTGCCTGGAGCAGGTCTACGACGGCGACTTCCACCACGCCAACAAGGGCGAGCGGAAGTTCGCCTGCATCTCGGGGACCCAGAGCCTCGACGACGCGTACAACTGGATCCGCGCGGGGCGGAACCGCGGGCGGGCGGCGCTGGTCGTCGCCACCGACACGGCGCTGTACGCCCGCGACGACCCCGGCGAGGCGACCCAGGGCGCGGGCGCGGTCGCGATGCTCGTCGACGAGGACCCGAACCTCGTCGAGCTGTCGGCCGAGCAGGGGTACGGCAGCGCCGACGAGACGGACTTCCTCAAGCCCAATCAGCAGTTCCCCTCCGTCGACGGCAAGCGCTCGGTGAAGGTGTACCTCGCCCGGATGCGGGAGGCGCTGGACGACTTCGCCTCCGTCGCCGGCGACATCCACCCCGACGACTACGAGATGATCCCGTTCCACACGCCGTTCCCGGGGATGGTCCGGAAGGCCGCGGCGCTTGGCTACCGGCACATCGTCCGCGGGACCGACGTCGAGGAGGCCCTGGCCGAGGAGATCGGCTACCAGCCCGACCGCGCGGACTTCGAAACCGACGACGCGTTCAACGACGCGATCCGGGAGTACACGGACGCCCTGACCGAGACCGAGCGGTACCGGGACTGGTACGCGAACGCCATCGAGCCGACGCTCGAGATCTCCCGGGAGGTCGGCAACTGGTACACCGGCTCGGTCCACATCGCCCGCGCCGCCGGGCTGAAACACGCCCGCGAGAACGGTCGGGACCTCGACGAGCGGAGACTGCTCGTGGCCTCCTACGGCTCCGGCGCGCAGGCGGAGGTCCACGCCGAGACCGTGGTCCCGGGCTGGGAGGAGGAGATCGCCCGGATGAACGTCGACGAGCAGATCAGGCGGCGACACGACCTCTCCTTCGAGGAGTACGAGCAGATCCACGACGTCCACAACCACGACACCGAGGCCGACGTCGAGGAGTTCACATCGCCGACCGCGGAGTTCGTCTTCGACGGCTGGGGGCGGATGGGCGAGCGGAAGTATCGGTTCGTGGAGTAG